In a genomic window of Thiolapillus brandeum:
- a CDS encoding radical SAM protein yields MSALPQATAQERSELFPVYLENMRQRFKSEINRFTGGDMARLLKGNGQAADLSFLMTYVYAWHWLRRHVPEAYRPALLASFKGGSRAFLMELLEGSDSAGDFVTGYVGHWLATPGPGPAQREQLLRLLAHQGDDAQALVQQVLTLWEGLGLFREPEKKAYARIAARERSRYGEMLEQVDRERLELIDKIAQKPPKSVKFTKLGMIPHMGCPQTCRHCMFVWRPLVKGREQADQLYDLVDAHTSSVLFTGGDLTRHMGHFYKAIRRMRHVRTFAILLNGDFAHDRTAVQAMLGEMKQALARRPGGWPKARVLLQISFDEFHQEVILDRKGRLKERIPVAKIANIVEEAPKYPGIQLALLHKQNCLNFSMDLFRQGVFGRLAAELGRRGHRLQVLSTAPSGRLKTNPYTGQRGQLLKDASFVLEDYPDSPILLTSSTIDAYGRAELLEPGEAVKEKEFLAEVLSRPRSPGQGFDTDLMFWFNGWATLFSAVHICLGNVYEEGADIVLARQRKDPLSQALANFDRRLLDFYAEKRDDLPHHLEQATGPHHLFHVITQDADMRLHMTRRLLA; encoded by the coding sequence ATGAGTGCATTGCCCCAGGCGACTGCCCAGGAGCGGTCGGAGCTGTTTCCCGTTTATCTGGAAAACATGCGTCAGCGCTTCAAGTCGGAGATCAACCGCTTCACCGGCGGCGATATGGCGCGTCTGCTCAAGGGCAACGGGCAGGCTGCTGATCTGTCCTTTCTCATGACCTATGTCTATGCCTGGCACTGGCTGCGCCGGCATGTTCCCGAGGCTTACCGGCCCGCCCTGTTGGCGTCTTTCAAAGGTGGCAGCCGTGCTTTTCTCATGGAGCTGCTGGAAGGCTCGGATTCTGCCGGGGATTTTGTAACGGGCTATGTGGGTCACTGGCTGGCCACGCCGGGGCCGGGGCCTGCCCAGCGGGAGCAGTTGCTGCGCCTGCTGGCTCACCAGGGCGATGACGCCCAGGCTCTGGTTCAACAGGTGCTTACTCTGTGGGAAGGTCTTGGATTGTTCCGCGAACCCGAGAAAAAGGCCTATGCCCGGATTGCGGCCCGGGAGCGCAGCCGCTATGGGGAGATGCTGGAACAGGTGGACAGGGAAAGGCTGGAGTTGATTGATAAAATCGCCCAAAAGCCGCCAAAATCCGTCAAATTCACAAAACTTGGCATGATTCCCCATATGGGCTGCCCCCAGACCTGCCGCCACTGCATGTTTGTCTGGCGGCCTTTGGTGAAAGGCCGGGAACAGGCTGACCAGCTCTACGATCTGGTGGATGCTCACACCAGCAGTGTGTTGTTCACGGGTGGCGATCTTACCCGGCACATGGGGCATTTCTACAAGGCCATCCGGCGCATGCGTCATGTGCGTACCTTTGCGATTCTCCTCAACGGAGACTTTGCCCATGACCGCACGGCGGTGCAGGCCATGCTGGGGGAGATGAAACAGGCTCTGGCCCGGCGTCCCGGAGGATGGCCCAAGGCCCGGGTGCTGTTGCAGATCAGTTTCGACGAGTTCCACCAGGAAGTGATTCTGGACAGGAAAGGACGGTTGAAGGAACGCATTCCCGTGGCGAAGATCGCCAATATCGTCGAGGAAGCGCCAAAATACCCGGGGATACAGCTGGCCCTGCTGCACAAGCAGAATTGTCTCAACTTCTCCATGGACCTGTTCCGTCAGGGCGTGTTTGGCCGCCTGGCGGCAGAGCTGGGGAGGCGCGGGCACCGGCTGCAGGTGTTGTCCACGGCTCCTTCCGGGCGCCTGAAAACCAACCCATACACGGGTCAGCGTGGACAACTGCTGAAGGATGCCAGTTTTGTTCTTGAGGATTACCCCGACAGCCCCATACTCCTCACCAGTTCCACCATCGATGCCTATGGCCGGGCGGAACTTCTGGAACCGGGTGAAGCCGTGAAAGAGAAGGAATTCCTGGCGGAAGTGCTGTCCAGGCCCCGTTCGCCGGGACAGGGTTTTGATACGGATCTCATGTTCTGGTTCAATGGCTGGGCCACCCTGTTTTCCGCCGTGCATATCTGCCTGGGCAATGTCTATGAAGAGGGTGCAGACATCGTGCTGGCCCGCCAGCGCAAGGATCCCCTGAGCCAGGCTCTGGCCAATTTCGACCGGCGCCTGCTGGATTTCTATGCGGAGAAGCGGGATGATCTGCCGCATCACCTGGAACAGGCCACAGGTCCCCATCACCTGTTCCATGTGATTACCCAGGATGCCGACATGCGCTTGCATATGACGCGCCGATTGCTGGCATAA
- the rdgC gene encoding recombination-associated protein RdgC — MWFRNLSLYRFTKPFELTPEALEEQLEARPSRPLGDLEPAFTGWTPPLGEEGGLLVHTVGNCLMVCARKEEKILPPAVVRELVAEKAAEIEDKEGRKLGAKARRDLKENIIFEMLPRAFSKSSRHYAYIDGKNGWLVVDTPSASRAEELISLLRECLGSFPVVPLATEESPVDAMTQWLKERTSPPDIEIGDECELRDLVEDGAIVRVRREDLFSDEIQAHVQSGKRVMKLALTWKERVSFILDEHFVLRRLRFEDAVLDEAGESQAETYAERFDADFALMSGELQTFLPALIDTFGGQEDQP, encoded by the coding sequence ATGTGGTTCAGAAATCTCAGCCTCTACCGTTTTACCAAGCCCTTCGAGCTTACCCCTGAAGCACTGGAGGAGCAGCTGGAGGCCAGGCCGTCCCGTCCCCTGGGAGATCTGGAACCCGCGTTTACCGGTTGGACGCCACCCCTGGGCGAGGAGGGCGGCTTGCTGGTACATACGGTGGGAAACTGCCTGATGGTCTGCGCCCGCAAGGAGGAGAAAATTCTGCCTCCCGCCGTGGTACGCGAGCTGGTGGCTGAGAAAGCCGCCGAGATCGAGGACAAGGAAGGCCGCAAGCTGGGCGCAAAGGCACGCCGGGATCTCAAGGAAAACATCATTTTCGAGATGCTGCCCCGGGCCTTCAGCAAGAGCAGCCGCCACTATGCGTATATCGACGGAAAGAATGGCTGGCTGGTGGTGGATACCCCTTCCGCCAGCCGCGCCGAAGAACTCATCAGTCTGTTGCGGGAATGCCTGGGCAGTTTTCCCGTGGTTCCCCTGGCCACGGAAGAATCCCCCGTGGATGCCATGACCCAGTGGCTCAAGGAAAGAACTTCACCGCCGGATATTGAAATCGGCGACGAATGTGAATTGCGTGACCTGGTGGAGGACGGCGCAATCGTCCGGGTGCGCCGGGAAGATTTGTTCTCCGATGAAATCCAGGCCCATGTCCAATCCGGCAAGCGGGTCATGAAACTGGCTCTGACCTGGAAGGAGCGGGTCAGCTTTATCCTGGACGAACACTTTGTCCTGCGCCGTCTGCGCTTCGAGGATGCAGTGCTGGACGAGGCCGGGGAAAGCCAGGCGGAAACCTACGCCGAGCGTTTCGATGCGGATTTTGCCCTCATGAGCGGAGAACTCCAGACTTTTCTTCCGGCGCTCATTGATACATTTGGTGGCCAGGAAGATCAACCCTGA
- a CDS encoding heparin lyase I family protein: MRSILLMLLPFLLLPGSSPGAQVLAGDSFESGGWQAGQGWAAPWRPSGAVQVVEDANAHGGSFHVRFKGAGSAGITRRLDLSATQAVHLRFWYRLQSFRDGDRVLIRVNDGTWHPALQIDASGTQGAYRQADVDLGAFSPGRDFRIRFEMHAGNRKARFYLDDVQVTGDGGVADPGGRLSFYCDWEKEMTGGRCWDELHTGGKGRFIRVTEPVRQGHHAVRVEVRPGDDPLHCGDCGERAEVSYMRDARGNRILEDERSGVKFYAFSLMLDKDWQTPEAAQDGLWGLVFQLHGPDELSASPSIALDVTGDAAGNHEGFHINLHAGDLDDPRRSLQWKSFPLSDARLNRGHWVDFILKIRFAADFTGSVDVWRRDEGGDRFRHVLALGDVPTLQYRGSVNHGQVGSHYWQHGFYRPRQSHIVNVLWLDRVLRGSRLSDVLAAMGEPFAARLVPAADDRIYFAAFPDFGEEENTVTPGRIRDFEKLAGKKIAWAPFSQYWFEGMDYPREKIHAIRDSGAIPLVRMQPRSTTREYVRETRFTLARIIQGDFDEPLSRWARAAREDGIPLLVDFGVEVNGQWFPWNGYWNGGGATGAYGDPDYPDGPERFRDAYRHIIDLFRAEQADNITWLFHVTMYMDEPADVWNQPRFYYPGDDYIDWIGVSLYGALHPGEDYWDSFTEILTAGNAYRKIQAISSRKPLAILEMGVTDHHPRGNKAEWLRDAFARIRSNPYLKFRAVTYWHENWDNEGSQTSLRIDSSPEALAAFRESIADPAFVSTPVFSGAGP, translated from the coding sequence ATGCGTTCGATTCTCCTGATGCTGTTGCCATTTCTGTTGCTCCCCGGATCGTCCCCGGGGGCACAGGTGCTGGCCGGGGACAGTTTCGAGAGTGGTGGCTGGCAGGCTGGACAGGGCTGGGCGGCTCCGTGGCGGCCCTCCGGCGCGGTGCAAGTGGTGGAGGATGCCAACGCCCATGGGGGAAGTTTCCATGTCCGCTTCAAGGGCGCTGGCAGCGCTGGCATTACCCGGCGCCTGGATCTGTCCGCCACGCAGGCTGTGCATCTGCGTTTCTGGTATCGCCTGCAGTCCTTCAGGGACGGTGACCGGGTGCTGATCCGGGTGAATGATGGAACCTGGCACCCGGCATTGCAGATCGATGCCAGTGGCACCCAGGGAGCCTATCGCCAGGCTGATGTGGATCTTGGGGCTTTCAGCCCGGGAAGAGATTTCCGGATTCGCTTCGAGATGCATGCTGGTAACCGAAAGGCACGCTTCTATCTGGATGACGTCCAGGTAACCGGGGACGGGGGCGTGGCGGATCCCGGTGGCAGGCTTTCCTTCTATTGTGACTGGGAAAAAGAGATGACCGGCGGCCGCTGCTGGGATGAGTTGCATACCGGGGGCAAAGGGCGTTTTATCCGGGTAACGGAACCCGTGCGCCAGGGACATCATGCGGTGCGGGTGGAAGTGCGTCCCGGGGATGATCCCCTTCATTGCGGGGATTGTGGAGAACGGGCCGAAGTTTCCTACATGCGCGATGCCCGGGGCAACCGGATTCTCGAGGATGAGCGCAGCGGGGTGAAGTTCTATGCCTTCAGCCTGATGCTGGACAAGGACTGGCAGACGCCGGAAGCCGCCCAAGATGGACTTTGGGGCCTTGTGTTCCAGCTTCACGGACCGGATGAGCTCAGTGCTTCTCCGTCCATTGCCCTGGATGTAACCGGCGATGCTGCGGGCAACCATGAAGGGTTCCATATCAATCTTCATGCCGGCGATCTGGACGATCCCCGGCGTTCCCTGCAGTGGAAGTCCTTTCCCTTGTCCGATGCGCGCCTGAATCGGGGCCATTGGGTGGATTTCATCCTCAAGATCAGGTTTGCCGCGGATTTCACCGGCAGTGTGGACGTGTGGCGCCGGGATGAGGGCGGGGACAGGTTCCGCCATGTCCTGGCCCTGGGGGATGTTCCCACCCTGCAGTACCGGGGCAGCGTGAATCATGGCCAGGTGGGATCCCACTACTGGCAGCACGGCTTCTACCGTCCCAGGCAGTCGCATATCGTCAATGTCTTGTGGTTGGACCGGGTTCTCAGAGGCAGCCGTCTGTCAGATGTACTGGCAGCCATGGGCGAGCCATTTGCCGCCAGGCTGGTGCCTGCGGCGGATGATCGCATTTATTTTGCGGCTTTCCCGGACTTCGGCGAGGAAGAGAATACGGTGACCCCCGGGCGCATCCGGGACTTTGAGAAACTGGCGGGCAAAAAAATTGCCTGGGCGCCGTTTTCCCAGTACTGGTTCGAAGGCATGGATTATCCGCGGGAGAAAATTCATGCTATCCGCGACAGCGGGGCCATTCCCCTGGTGCGCATGCAACCGCGCAGCACCACCCGGGAGTATGTGCGCGAAACCCGCTTCACCCTGGCGCGCATCATCCAGGGGGACTTCGACGAACCATTGTCCCGCTGGGCTCGGGCAGCCCGGGAAGACGGTATCCCCCTGCTGGTGGACTTCGGCGTCGAAGTCAACGGCCAGTGGTTTCCCTGGAATGGCTACTGGAACGGTGGCGGCGCAACCGGTGCTTATGGTGACCCGGACTACCCGGACGGCCCTGAACGCTTCCGGGACGCCTACCGGCATATCATCGATCTGTTCCGTGCCGAGCAAGCCGATAACATCACCTGGCTTTTCCATGTCACCATGTACATGGATGAGCCTGCTGATGTATGGAATCAGCCCCGTTTCTATTATCCCGGAGACGATTACATCGACTGGATCGGCGTCAGCCTGTACGGTGCCCTGCATCCGGGAGAAGACTACTGGGACAGTTTTACCGAGATACTGACGGCGGGGAATGCCTACCGGAAGATTCAGGCAATTTCTTCCCGAAAGCCTCTGGCGATCCTGGAAATGGGGGTTACCGATCATCATCCCCGGGGCAACAAGGCCGAGTGGTTGCGGGATGCTTTCGCCAGGATTCGCAGCAATCCCTACCTGAAGTTCCGTGCGGTCACCTACTGGCATGAAAACTGGGACAATGAAGGCAGCCAAACCAGCCTGCGCATCGATTCCTCTCCCGAGGCCCTGGCGGCTTTCCGAGAGTCCATTGCCGATCCGGCATTCGTTTCCACACCGGTGTTTTCCGGCGCAGGGCCATAG
- a CDS encoding histidine phosphatase family protein has translation MSCRLDFIRHGEPEGGRLYRGASIDDPLSDKGWRQMWQTVGEDNHWDCIVSSPLQRCHGFALALGEKHGLPVAIEKDFREVGFGSWEGRSPADIQQHCPGDYAAFYGDPVRNRPPGAEDLPDFGRRVARAFEATAQACPDQRVLVVAHAGVIRAALGHVMQAPPQAWYRVKVDNAGLSRFLLDEKGKQLVFHNLPRLPQETLAGC, from the coding sequence GTGAGTTGCCGCCTGGACTTCATCCGTCACGGCGAACCCGAGGGCGGGCGCCTGTACCGGGGGGCATCCATCGACGATCCCCTGAGCGACAAGGGCTGGCGGCAGATGTGGCAGACCGTGGGGGAGGACAATCACTGGGATTGCATCGTCAGTTCCCCATTGCAGCGCTGCCATGGTTTTGCTCTGGCCCTGGGTGAGAAACACGGCCTGCCCGTTGCCATAGAGAAGGATTTTCGGGAAGTCGGTTTCGGCTCCTGGGAGGGACGCAGCCCGGCAGATATCCAGCAGCACTGCCCCGGGGACTATGCCGCCTTCTATGGGGATCCGGTGCGCAACCGTCCCCCGGGAGCCGAAGACCTGCCGGATTTCGGGCGCCGGGTGGCCCGGGCTTTCGAGGCCACGGCACAAGCCTGCCCGGATCAACGGGTGCTGGTGGTGGCCCATGCCGGGGTCATCCGCGCCGCCCTGGGACATGTGATGCAGGCGCCGCCCCAGGCCTGGTACCGGGTGAAGGTGGACAATGCAGGATTGAGCCGTTTTCTGCTGGATGAAAAGGGGAAGCAGCTGGTATTCCACAATCTGCCCCGGCTTCCGCAGGAGACCCTAGCAGGATGTTGA
- a CDS encoding YqaA family protein has protein sequence MTDAGLWSLFAGSFLASTLLPGGSEALLLWLNLEQEHSFLTLLGVATAGNTLGGLSSWIMGWWLRRRFPGADLEHPRQRRALAWLEKHGAPLLLLSWLPVVGDPLCLAAGWARIPLARATLFIALGKGARYAALLWVSSPSG, from the coding sequence ATGACTGATGCAGGCCTGTGGAGCCTGTTTGCCGGCTCATTCCTGGCCTCCACCCTGCTTCCCGGCGGCTCGGAAGCCCTGCTGTTGTGGCTCAACCTGGAGCAGGAACACAGCTTTCTCACCCTCCTTGGCGTAGCCACCGCAGGCAATACTCTGGGCGGTCTGAGCAGCTGGATCATGGGCTGGTGGCTGCGCCGCCGTTTTCCCGGAGCCGATCTGGAACACCCCCGGCAACGCCGCGCCCTGGCCTGGCTGGAAAAACATGGCGCTCCCCTGTTGCTCCTGTCCTGGCTGCCCGTGGTAGGCGATCCCCTGTGCCTGGCAGCGGGCTGGGCGCGGATTCCCCTGGCCCGGGCCACCCTGTTCATCGCCCTGGGCAAGGGAGCTCGCTATGCCGCCCTGCTCTGGGTATCATCACCCTCAGGCTGA